CGACCTGTGGTATTCCGGGTACGCCGTCAAGCTGATGAACTGTCGTCTGGACAGTCTAATCGACTATCGACGTAGCTAACGTGGGCAACACCTCCTCATGCCCGGGCCAAGACAACAACGACAGAATTTGGGGCAAGAGGGAAGCTGGGCAAAGAACGGCCAGtggtggctttttttttttctttcattatttctatcCTCAATAATGATGTTCGTTTAAAGGTGGTCACggtcagttttctttcattctactgatgacattaaaaacaacgAGAGCATAATCATTTTCACTCAGTTTCATCCTCATCTGTTTGTTATGGAAAAGCTCCGAAAGACAGCATAAAAAATTTTCCCACTAGAtgtattacagaaaaataaacctttttacAACCTTATGTTTTCGGATCTTCATAAACTAGGATGCTCACGAGGCAGCCAAGCAGGCCAGGTCTTCAAaagttcatatatttttttcatatttttctgaaacatcCAGTTGGACAAATGTGTGAGCAATAATCCAGAAAACTCTAGCCCCACTGAGTCGCCTGATAGTACAGACATTCGAATCActgaaaaagacattaaaaatgaagCCAAAGTCACGCAAACCTGCTGTACCATTACGGCGCCGATGGTGTTTCCTACAGATTCTTGCTGTGTGCGTTTGGCGGCCATGGACATCCTTGTCACAGCAATACACCAAAAAGCTATTAAAATAGTTACATTAACTTTTTGTCGGAAATTATTCTAAGTGTATACCTTTCTCATGTCGTTCGATGCAATCTGTGTGATCGTCTCAGATTTAATTTAcagaggtctttttttttttttcattgcaaaagtttatatcattttatttgtatgtccAGCATTAAAATTTGCATTCATAACAAGCTAGCCGTAAAGATTTTACGAATTGTTTTTGAATTATCGCATGCCATGCAGGTCTTCTAGATTGAACGCATGTTTGTAAACTTGGTGCTTGTTGTTTGCATGCTCATGAGTAGGTGAGAACCGCAGTTATATAGATGACAAGGTTGGCAGCCAATATCTTCTTTGAAAGTAATTAAAATCAATGAAATTTTCAAGCGTTTTACAGCAAAGTGAATTCGTGTAGAACGGATGTGTCATCGTTGGATGAATCTGATAACGAGATGCGTGAGGAACGTGGTTGTGAGAAATGTCATGATGATACTgaaggtggtgatggtgatggatgGATCACAGGATGCGTTTGAAGAAGTGCAGCTTGATAAAATGGCAAAACATTGTCGGCATAAATATTCCCTCCCCCTCTCGCTCACTCTCATACACGTgcacagaaggaaagaaggcaATGAGAGGGCTACAGTTTCAagatttcataaataaaatgcttctcTACTTTCTGTCGTAACCAGGACGAACATCTTCACAGCTTGTAGGGCACATGAGACTGTTGAGCATTTTAATTGCACAGCCTCTCCACCGCTGCAGGAAACGTCCGTTAGATGCATGCGGCGTCGGTGTGGTCTCCCTTGGCAAATGTTATCCCCCCCCTTCACCTTCCCCGCCCCCACCCCGTGTGGTCACCGGATGCCGCGTAACGCAAGTGGCACTGCGACAGTGTTTGGGGCGCTAATGATGTGTAACACGACACTGTTTACGTGATCTATTTAATTGGTCAATAGTTCTTGTACCACTGAACCGCCCACCAGTGTCCGACCGATCGCATTTCAGAGtttgggtttgtgtgtgtgtgtgcgcacgcgcgctACTTTAGGTCACATTAATCAAAGCATAGTTGTGTTGTCACTTATGGACGACAGTTAAAACTATTCGGAACTGTGCCTATACTTGTTCGAGGCCATGCTAAATCTTTTTAGGAATGTGATATTGTATATGTAAGCACCCATAGATAAatcaatgtgtatgtgtgtgtgtgagagagagagattgtgtgcatgtttatatgcTTACGTCTTTGTTTATCtgcgtgtatgtttgtatgcacAAGAGTGCAGTCGACAGATGCAGTGCTGCAGGGGTGTCTATAATATAGCGTATAGCTAACACCTATGGTGACGTCTCCTTGATCGACACATCGAACTACACCCGCATCTATACTAATTCCTACCTTTCTATCGTCATAAATATTAATCTTTGCGGTCAAGTGAGTACGCTTTCCACAGGATGACGACGACTCTTGTTAGCAAGACAAGAAATATCTTTATGGCCaagaaataatgtgaaataaatttgtcaCTGGCAGGCCGAGCTGCGAATCAAATGCTTCACTTCTCACAGTTAGACCCTTCCTGGCAAGGGTGACATCACTCTGATGATGCACCGCGCGGTGTAGTCGTTTGCACGCGCTGACTGAGATGTCGAGGTCACTTCCTGTGTTGACCTCTAGCCGTCCTGCCCAACACTTCTGTAACAGACCCACAGTCTTACTTTAAAGGGAACGACGAGGGAAACATGTGAATTAAGTTTAAATGATAGATATTGACgttctaaaatattttagcttAGGATTTCTGGTTACCAAATAATCgttaaaatagtttctaaaaaCACAGCTCCGGAACGATTCATTTTGAAACCTGAAATTTAGAGCGGAAACGATTCATCACGTCATTCTATAATCTATATCATCTAGGCTCCATTTGCTTTTCGGGAGTGTCCCTTTAAGCTGGAACCACCAGACAGGGATGGTAAGCACTGCAAAgcctttaaaaattatttacaaagaaataagaaaacgtTTTCACCTTTAAGGAACTCTTCTTGATCTGTGTCCTTCTCATCGCTGCTTTCAATGATGTTACTATCCTATTACAACCTTTATTTTGCTGTTACAGTGTGATACTGTTTTTCTAgctttgtaatatttgtaaatgacatgacattttcttttttaccaatttctttgtttcatattttctttaccaTTGTTTCAGTCAATTGCTATCCATCAGTCAGGCAATCAATCACATATCGGATTGGTAAATCCTCTGAGTTTGATTCTGGAAGGGactactttttttaacatgGGGGCACGAATAAAATTAAGACTTGTAATAAAGTCACTAGGTCTTGTCACTGAGATCTATGTCGACGCGATGTGTGTGGGACCATATTTTTTCCACCTCGGAGAAGGCAGCAGAAGAGTGCCTGTGGCTGACGACGAGCCCAGTGTCTGGTGGCCGAGCTGGTCAGCCACTCATAGAAGGTGACAAAGAACGATAACCAAGCAGATGCGGAAGTAAGAGTTACGTTTCCGGATGTTGATCATTAGTCGAGCCGTCGAGCGTGGCGACGTTCTGGTGTCCTGAAATCTCCAGCCGGCAACTGCTAGCAAGGCTGTTTTAGTCTGGTAAAATTAGGCCAATGCcgactttgtttatttgtttgtttaaccttttttttgtgtttcttgctGTTTCTTGGCCGCACTAGCCCCTCATGTTTCTCTCACCAGTCTAGAAAATGAGTCTCCTCTGGTATTGCTGTAGCTTCTCGAAAAAATCTATTTCTCACTGCACACATTTCCTCTCGTGGTGAGTGCACAACATTAATTCAGTCAATCTCACAACTAATAAGAGCAAGGTCGCTGACAAATCATAAATGCCGACTCATTCATTACTCACTTTCGGAATGTAATTGGTTGGCAGAGAGCCAGCAATGGACCAGTCTGAGGATGTTGGCTATTTTCTGGAGCAGTCAGCATTTTGCACGCCCTTTAGCTTTCATAACATGACTTACCAGCATAGTTGAACTAAAGACCTCTGATCCAAGCTGGATACAAGAAATCCGAGGGGTATTCTTTAGCTAATCCTTATgcaaagcattaaaaaatatattaacgTTGTGAAAGGTCtttagcaggaaaaaaaatgtgtaatgaaCAAGAGCTGGAGTTCCCAGTTACTAGTGGGTTCCACTCTCAAAGTTGTAGAAGCCAAGCGCCGCTCTTCGCCGCGCCAGACAGCATACTTAAGGGCACGCGCCAACTCTCTGTCGCAGAGGACCGCGACAACGCGTCTGGGCAGCTGCAGGCGCAAGAGGTCACGCTCAGGTTGCAAGGCTGTCGTCGTCGCAGCTCATACTAGGCATCGTGCACAGACAGAtacttctttgttctttatgcGAGGTGGATACGAGGAGGAAGTGCGATACGACGTCTAGAAATTCCTTGTCAGAGCTCCGACCTATTCTCCTGCAGCGACAGCAACGTCTTTCGCTTGACCACCGTGacagttggattttttttttaatcactatGTAAGCCGttttaaacagcaaaacaaacaacaaagaaatccCCCAACAAAACATACTATTTTCTGACGACTTTATGGGGGCGaacataaaaatacagtaaTGATGCTGTGAGAAATGATTTCATAAAGTAGATAATGTGGTAATCATGTCAAACTTCAATTGGAGCCAAGAGAAAGCTGTTGAGTGATTAAACGGCCACAATTCTAAGTGATCCCTGTGCTGGACCATTTTTGAACCCGCAGAGTACTGACATCGGAGAATTTCACGACCTTCAGTCCGAAATGCTGCATCTCGACGTCCATGCTCGTAAGCACTCGACGCACCACTAAAGGAGTGAAACAACGCTTTTAGTCGTTGTTCATGCGTTTTGCTTATTTGCTAAGTGTTTGCAGAACGCTGTTGCGTAAAAACAGTGTATAATCACCTCTACAATACGATCTGGTAAGTCTGTTTTTTCTGCTACAAAACAAATATTGCTAtcgtggttttgtgtgtgtgtaaaagagaataattttttaacatatttaacaTATTGAGTCTTAACGAGTATCTGCCTTTGGTTGAATTTTTATATGAACTTGTAGAAAAGTAATAACAGTCCACTATTAAGAAAAGAGGCAACAACACTAATGAACATACAAGGGTGATAAAATAGAACTAatctaatgataaaaataatgagcaaataaaatgaaatgatgaacaaagaaaatgtttctaaaataccATATGGCTTAAAGATGATTACCCTGCATGATATACTTACGGTAATCTAACCGCCGACTTACGACCAGATCGAGTTATGACGGACAGCTTAAGGTTAACCGATACAAGAGCGAGAGCAAAGCCATAACGTACAAAGTTAATCGTTAATAAGGTCATTGACCTTTAATGGTCCCAATTAAGTGGACGTGTGTGTCACAGCTTGTCGCATGTTAATAAACCTGAAACTCTGATCGCCTTGCAGACTAAGAAGGTCAACAGTCGCTGCATGTTCGATGTTCCATGTCACGAGCAACCACCTCCAGGCATTGCCAgcacctgtcacgtgactttgcttGGGGGACATCAGCAGTTGACGTCCGTCCACCACTCCACAAACCCACCACCACAAAGATGATGCCGTCCTTGTACAACAAGACTTACTTGTACTGCGTGGACACCGAGCTGGGCTGGGGCAACAGGACATACTTCACCTTCTTCTCCGTCTTCAACCGCCCGCCCTACACTGGCGACGTGGAGGTCGCAGTGGAGGTATTCTTTTTGCTTCTGTTCTTCCTCACCTCCACGCTGGCCAACCTTCTGCTGCTGTACACGCTGACCACCACACAGCAGTTTCGCAGCGTTATGAACTACTTCATTTGCAACCTGACCATCGCCGACATGTGCTTCACCCTCAGCTGCCCGTTTGTCGCCTACGTGCGAATGACGGGAATGTGGACGCTGGGCAACTTAGCTTGCAAAATGATTTTCTACGTGAGGTATGTCTTGGCGTCCAGGACGTGCTGGGATGATGAATGTGTCAGTTAATGAGCTAGAATGAAAcgacgaaaaacaaaaatattagaaCCACAGCTCCATTAAAAAGGGAGAggtgggaggaagagggaaaagaagacAATAATAAAGCGAGTATAAAAATACCTCAACAAGACAAAACTAGGGATTGAGCCCAAAAAGTAAGAAGTAAAGTTAAAGCATCTACAACAGAAGCGTAAGTAGAAATACTTCGATGCCAGGTCAGTTAAGAAATGCAGGACTAAGAAAACTTTGCACATGTGGCATATACATCAGAGACATTGTCATCATGGCGATGATTCTTTTAGCGGCTTCAGGGAAAATAATCCACACAAAACAGCCAAACACCAAAATACAATAGTTTTTCGGATGGATATATTTTGCAAACTATGCATCGGTTTTTGTCTCCATATTTTCGTCTGTACTTGTGATAGcgttcattaaaaattttaatccaAACCCTCTCCCAACATGTACAGTTCATCCAGGCCGGCAGTTTGAGACAAGAAAGGCCTTGCAAGTTGTGTGCATCGTATTTATCTCTTGCCTGCTCTTATAATGTTGTTCATTAAAATGTCCCTTTCACCTTCACACGTCATACGCTAGTTCAAATGTGATCCTTCCAGActgataaattttaaatcagGGCTGCTTACAAAATATATGCCATCTTCCTTTTCTGTCCATTCTCCCTGCGTGGACGTATATCTCTGGGACTGCTTGTCTCCCGCGTTAACTTTTAGAAGTAGGTCAATACCCCACTTCGCTTCCGGTTTAACGATAAACACGAAGAAAAGCAGACGCTGCGAGCTCTCATGATGACGGAGGTACATAAGCTTACGTTTTATGGTTTGTtgcattttcagtttatttgttccAATTCTTGCAAAGTTGCGACCAACGGCTTTGCCCCCTCCTCCCAAAAATTGTAATTGGCAAACTTATTGCAAGTGTACTGTTGACTAAGAATGTGATCGCTATTCCGGattttaaacatacaaatgGCTCACTGAGACCTGCAGGcggtctgccaagaccaactctTTAACCTCTCACGAAGTTGTAGACTTTCAGGTCTTGGCAGTCCAGAGATACGTCTATACTCGTTGTGCATGTCAAGTCATACACTAACTGTCCTCATTCTCATTCTGACAGCTTTGTGTGCGGCTTCGTGACCATCTGGACTCTGAGTCTCATCAGCATAGACCGCTACACGTGCATCGTGCATGGCATTAAGTACCGCATCTCGCCCACCCTCGCCGTTGTTCTCATCATCCTGGTGTGGCTCTTCACCGTGATTACCTTCTCACCTCTGGCCATCTACTTTGTGGTCAAGGAGTGCCCTTTCGGCCAAGACACGGTGTCCATCTGCACCCTTGGCTGGCCCAAAACAGAGGGATTCCCATTCGTCATTGGTTTCACTCTGTTGGTCGTTACATCGGGATTTGTTATCCCCGTTGTTATACTGATATTCAGTCACATCTCCATTGCCATTAAATTCAGAAAGGtaagtgtttttctttgctttctttctttgacgtCAACAAACCCTATATATAATCTGACCACTAAaagacaaaagatttcagatatCTACTCTTCAGTGCTGCAAtccttcccccaccccctacGAGATTTTCTCGTGGTGACAATCTATAAACAAGTTCCTTTCaattgaaattaaataaaactaaatcCTACATAACCCATACAGGCAAGAAGCAATAACCCAATATAACATTgtatcaaaaataaagaaaccaaAGTGTATACATCCTGTTAGATGCGTAGGCACTAAGATATGACGACTAATAGCCAGCGGTATGATTCTTTCCCCGTTGCGCAGGTACGATCTGCTTGTTTGCAGTATGGATCTCGCAACCCGAGCACAACCACCACGACAATCGCTCCTGTCGGCAAAAGCTTGACACCGACGGTTGACCTCGTTTCTCCGGTGCCGGTGGAGAATATCACCTTGAACTTGCGTATGAGGAGGAACAAGCGTGACCTGCAGGTGGTTCATACCCTCATCTACCTTATCGTCCTCTTTTTCGTCATGTGGACGCCCATCTTCGTCGTGTTCGTGCTTCTGACCATGGACGGCGTGTCCGACTCCATGCAGGTCACGACGCACTGCTTTCTCGGGGCCATATCCGTGGCCTACCTCAACGCAATCGTCAACCCCTTGACCTACGGCCTGAGCTTGGAGACGTTGCGAGAGCAGATAAAGACCATCGTCTTCTGCAAGCGCTCCCCTGTTGTGCCAACCAGATCCGTTGTGGATGTAGCCAATGGACCTGCTGCCAGTCCGGAGGTGAACTCACGGCCACGCGAGAATAGACTGAAGTCGAGAGGGGCTGTCAGTTCGGTCACTTCATTGACATGATGCTGGTGTaaaattgtaaactttttttctcttgttcctTCTTCTGTGAATCACATGATTGTTGGTCATGGCGATAGTTAATTTTGCACACGTCTGGTCTTCCGAGACTGGGTGTGAAAAAAGCAGCAACTGGAGGTACTGGATAATTGCGA
This sequence is a window from Pomacea canaliculata isolate SZHN2017 linkage group LG5, ASM307304v1, whole genome shotgun sequence. Protein-coding genes within it:
- the LOC112563585 gene encoding free fatty acid receptor 4-like; translated protein: MSRATTSRHCQHLSRDFAWGTSAVDVRPPLHKPTTTKMMPSLYNKTYLYCVDTELGWGNRTYFTFFSVFNRPPYTGDVEVAVEVFFLLLFFLTSTLANLLLLYTLTTTQQFRSVMNYFICNLTIADMCFTLSCPFVAYVRMTGMWTLGNLACKMIFYVSFVCGFVTIWTLSLISIDRYTCIVHGIKYRISPTLAVVLIILVWLFTVITFSPLAIYFVVKECPFGQDTVSICTLGWPKTEGFPFVIGFTLLVVTSGFVIPVVILIFSHISIAIKFRKVRSACLQYGSRNPSTTTTTIAPVGKSLTPTVDLVSPVPVENITLNLRMRRNKRDLQVVHTLIYLIVLFFVMWTPIFVVFVLLTMDGVSDSMQVTTHCFLGAISVAYLNAIVNPLTYGLSLETLREQIKTIVFCKRSPVVPTRSVVDVANGPAASPEVNSRPRENRLKSRGAVSSVTSLT